The genomic window ACTTGCTCCCACCACCCTAGTttagactaaggatccaacccagtGCCTTTTTCCTTCagcaagttgtgacagttgctacgAGGAGGTAGGTAAAATGCCCTTTTGTTGAACCCAAGTGAAATGTTCTGGAAGGCCTGCAAGCGCTATCTTTGTAGCCAAGATAACCCCCAAAATAATTGGCAGTTGTTGCAAGGATGAACGCATATATGTTTCCTTGCTTTGATATGATATGTGCTAATTGGTttgctttgatctgtggaacttgGGATGCTGGGCTTTAGGCTCAGAGAAGGGAGAAGCTGTGGATGGCTGCCACCTATGGCCTCACTGGCCAGGTGAGGTTCTGGGCAAACTGACATACTGTATTCTGCTTTGTGCATGATGGCTATATCAACATTTGCTTGGGAGCGGATGAGCTGTGGTGACCTCTTCCTGCTGCAGTGTTCACCTTGTGCCTGCAGTGGCAGCAAGGCCCAGCAGGCTgataaaccacagagtctagggcttgctgatcagaaggtcggcggttcgaatccctgccacggggtgaactcccgttgctcggtcccagctcctgcccacctagcagttcgaaagcacatcaaagtgcaagtagataaataggcaccgctccagcaggaaggtaaacggtgtttccgtgcgctgctctggttcgccagaagcggctttgtcatgctggccacatgacccggaagctgtctgcggacaaacgccggctcccttggcctataaagtgagatgagtgccgcaaccccagagtcggacacgactggacctgatggtcaggggtccctttacctttacctttactctttctTATAGTAAAGCACTAGGACTGACCACTCTGACATTTttaacatccttctttggtataCCTGCACCAAACCACTCCCACGAGCCAACCTCTGGGCTGTTGGATCAGGATAACCACCCGCCCAGCCCAATTGATCTATGGGCAAATTCCTCCCGGGCCCCAAATACAGCTATTGATTAGTTTCATAGCAAGGTCATGCACATGCACTGCCCACTTAACTTCAGGTAGCGCCAAAACATCCAGGGAGGGCAGGTGAGATGCCTGGTGGCAAACTGTGTTGCTGCTTCCGAGTGCAGTCAGCTTGAATGGATTGCAAGCACACCTGAGTGaagccagtcttccccaggtCTTCTCAGCAGCTTCGCCTTCCAGGTTTCCCTGGACTGGCATGTTAAAATTTAAATTTCCTGCCAGGTCCCCCATGACCGACAGTCTCTGCACCATGAATGATTTTATACACATCTAATCTTCCCTCCTCTCACTCACCTTTTCTCCGAATGACAAAGTGACAAACATTCTAATGCAGTCCCACCTTGTGGCAACTTGTCTGTTTTGGTCCTCCATTCTGGCCAGGCAGAGAGGTCATCTCCCCCCTTTCAATACACAAACAGATTAATGGGTTCCGCCTATTTGGGAAGCAGGGGGAGATCTTCCTCAGCAGTAGCTAACTGCAACAGCCCGTCTCCTCACTTCAAAAATGTGTTACGCTCTCTTCCTGGACTGACGTGGCTGTGTAAGAGCTACCTGTCAGTCAGAGCCCATGTGTGTGTCAAGAGCCCTTAAAAGATGGATGGCCGCCAACCGACAACCCTTGTTCCCTGACATCCATCAGACCATCAGTGCTGCTACATTACGCATGAAGAAACCTGATAAGTGACTATAACAGGATAGACATAAAGCGCGACGTTCTTTTATGGACCTTTCCCCTTCCTGTCTGCTtaaacattcttcttaatagACAACTTAAAAATGACAGCTGGGTTTTTGTGTGCCTTCGTGCCAAACTGAAAGTGGTATTTCTCTTTCATGCGCCTGGACTAGGCGTAGCCGTGGCaacttccagttgttgttgggactacaattccaagctctgttggttagagtgtggtgctatgAATGCCAAAGTAGCAGGTTCgattcccgtatgggacagctgaatattcctgcaccgcagggggttggactatatgatcctcagggtccctgaGATATGGCCTGGAGGAGCCCCAAAGGCCACATAAGAGAGGCCTGGGGGTCCTGTTAGGCCCCAGTGTCTGAAATTCCCTGATCCTGAAAGAGACCACCATATCAAAGTTAAAAGCCTGCATCAGTATCAATGAAGCACAGCAAAGACCCTTGAAAACAGATAAATCAATATAGCCCTTAAATATCCTTTATTAGAAAATAAGCACTGGCAAAAGTAGCATGATGGCCAGACATGCTATACACAGTACAATAACATCAGTTCTCTTATTTTCCACAAAGTATTATCACctgccttttgtttatttttaaaggaaataaagatTCATGGGTTCACCACATAGGATTCTGTGTGCGTGTACGTATGTAGGTGGGAAATCATACTATAATGGGAATGGGAAATTTCTTTAGGTGACGGAAGCACAGTCAATTTCTTGCCTGTCAACCAGTCCCAAAgccaagaaaaaggaaagaaaaagtaaaGTCAACCACTTGAAATGACACGTTGAGAAATATAAGGCTTTGGGCATAGCCCAGACGACTGTATCATTTGTCCTCATTCGTTAGTCAGTTTGATCTTCTCTGGGAAGATGATATTCACCGAAAGGTTCTCGCCTTCGTTGGCCTTGAGGAAGCAATCCCTCTCCTTGCGTACCAGATGACTGTATCTGGCATTTGCTAGCCACATTTCAAATCTGGAGAAGAAGATAATCCCAGTTGTACCCAGCACAACGAGACACGTCAGCAAGCCGAGGACCAGGAAACAGATCACCTGACTCTTACTGAGAAGCTGCTGCCTGTTTTCGATCGTCTCTTTTATGGTCAAGACGTCTGGCTCTTGGGGGTGAATAGGTTTGTGGTGAGCTTTCGGGTGCGGGTGGTGATTCAGCCTGTGTTTAGCCTCTGCGCCGACGCTTGCGTTTCTGCTGGAAGAAGCACAGGTGACCCCGGCAAAGGGTGGTTTGCAAATGCACTCAAAGCTCCCGCCAGGGCGTTTGTGACACGTCCCGCCATTTTTGCACGGGCCGCTAGTGCAGATCGTGATGGGACTGCTACACAGCACACCTCCGTAACCAGAGGGGCAGATGCAGCGGAAGCCCCTCCCGATATCGGTGCACGTCCCTCCGTTTTCGCAGGGGTTCGACTCGCAGTCGTCCGTATCTATTTCGCAAAAAATTCCAGTGAAGCCAGGAAGGCACAAGCAGGAGGCGTGAGGAGCAAATCCGTCATTGTCCACGCAGGTCCCTCCATTCTGGCAGGGAGAACTGGAGTTCAAAACAACAAAGGTAGAAGGGGAAGTCCATGAAAAAACCCAGAAATGGCATTTCCCCTCCTGTAGAATGAAATAGCTCTGCCCCCATTTATATACCTGTTACCTGAAGGAGcgactccacccccatcgttcagcctggacactgaggtgcagctctgagggccttctggtggttccccgattgcgagaagtgaaattacagggaaccaggcagaggcccttctcggtagtggcccctgccctgtgaaacaccatcccatcagatgtcaaggaaataaacaactacctggcttttagaagacatctggatgcaaccctgtacagggaagcttttaatgtttgatgttgttgtttcctatatttttgttggaagccacccagagtggcaggggcaacccagtcagatgggcagggtataagaaattattattttatctccAAAGCCAGGAATGAGCTGAGTTGGGGAGACATGTGCTAAGAGAGACGGACAGTGGGGAGGGAAGGTAGCTTTGCCCTCCTTCACTCACATGCTCCTCTTGTTGCAGGAATTAGATGCTACCTGCTTAATGGGTGAATGGTAGAGGCATGTGAACAAACCAACCTGGATGACACCATGATGCCCTATGCCTGGACTCCTCAACATGGTGCATGTGGGCAACAACACACACTCCTAATCCTTCTTTATCTGAGAGTATTTTGTGgcacttttttcttttggtgGGGACTGTTGATGTTAAgtgaacttcaatacataacagttgaTGTGGTCTGGTCTGCTTGTTTTGCCTGCTTGCAAGGTGGTGGTCTGGGAATTGCCAGTTTCTCTTCTGAGAAATGGGCACTTTGTGTGGTGCCCATGACAGTTTCCAAGTGTGCCCTGAAAGGTTGGGGTCAGATTTAGgtatgatgaggccctaagctactgaaggtaaatgtggccctttgtatgtccagcgctcctttgtcaacaacaaattgtagctgcttattgtgttgaatatatgctatatagtaatttgtgggcctaataggtatctaaagccatttgcacatgcagaatgtaggcaccctatatatagaaatgagcaaagcagtgatattttagggagcaggctagcaggtggggcccattacttacatcataggcgcctacacaacacaaaacactgttgctgtatgtaggttttattttatttgtttattatcttatattttggaaatgtacatccagtttttttgtccctttaaatttttttggggggccccaagagagtggggccctaagctatagcttgtttaacttaaaggtaaatccggcactgcctgtaTGCAAATGCATGTAGGTGTCAGCCTAATAAAAGACAGCAGTAAGACATTCACAAGTTTTATCCATATTTACCCGTTCACTATACAAGGCCCCTTTTTCACGTGGCAGTTTCCGCCGGTATATCCTTGAGCACATAAACAAATGTATCCTCCATCGCCAGTTTCAATACAAGTGCTTGAGTTATTTGTACAAGGTTTTGAAGAGCAGGGATGAACATCTAtattaataatacaaaaaaaataaatcaacattATCTTTGTAGGattactgcaatcctatacccaatTTGCCTGGGAGTGAactcatttcaatgggacttatacCCAAGCAGACaggcataggattacactgtacGTTTATGAACATATGAATCTTggggtgcatgcacacaaatctGTTTGTAGCACGAAACAAGCAGTTTTTCCTCAGTCTGGAATTCttcatgctcatcctcaacatgcCATTTTCACTCTCAATTCATTCTGGATCCTGCCATCCAACAGAGCAGGTGTGGTCACTCGAGATACATGTGAAAACCTTCCCCTTAATTAGGTTATCCACGCCTTTTTCTCCATGCACATACGccaggtgaatgaagaaagaCGTGGCAATTCTGAtcttcacccacccaccaaagAAGTCAGTGGGCAGATGTGGATGCACTCCTGTTGCTGAGACCACCTACCTCTGCTTGCATCTTTTTTGAAATGGACACACTGTGGGATTTTCAGCTTTTTGAGAAGCAACGAGAAATTTGAATCACCGCAAATCTCCTGCTTTAGTTCCCTCCCAGTGACAGGAGGACATTGGTACTTTTAAGATTAAAACTATATACCAGTTTTCCCATTTGACATATAGTTCAGCCTTAAGTAGAACTTTGTGGGTCGCCATATTctgaagaacaaaaaagaggacgctaGGACGACTCTcgttttaaatacccctactcgtgtgtgtgtgtgtgtgtgtgtgtgtacaacacgggtggtgctgtgggttaaaccacagagcctagggcttgttgatcggaaggtcagcggttcgaatccccatgacggggtgagctcccgttgctcggtcccagctcctgccaacctagcagttcaaaagcacgtcaaagtgcaagtagataaataggtatcgctccggcgggaagataaacggtgtttccgtgcgctgctctggttcgccagaagcagcttagtcatgctggtcacatgacccagaagctgtacgccagctccctcagccaataaagcgagatgagcgccacaaccccagagtcgtccgcgactggacctaatggtcggggtccctttacctttactatatgtaggctataggaGCTGCGAtatattgttgggggggggcaggagaagagaagaggaaagcaaatctTCAGCCACCAGTTCtatctatgtctcatccagaaattatagccagagacattttggcaaattgaaaaaatccacctggacacaaattttacccctgagaaagaggacgtgtcctggacaAAGAGGACAACCCTAAGGATATGCTCATCTGAATAGCTGCAACTCCAAGGTGCCTTCATTGCAAACAGGAGGGAGAGACAATGCTATTAAAGTAACTGTCTATCTGTAACACCAGGTGGTGCTGTAACTGTATGGATTGATCCATTGATGTAGGGCAAAGGAAGCAAAAGAGGTTTGCAAACCTGTGTCACAGAGGCTGCCGATCCATCCTTCTTCACACATGCATTGCCATGGCTTGGCACAGGTGCCGTGCAGGCAGCCAGGGAAAGGGATGCACTGGTCACAGAGAGGGCCCTGCCAACCAGGTTGACACCTAAAGAAAAAACAGTCAAacaagcctggatagctcagctggctagagcatggtgctgataacacccaaggttgcaggtttgatcctcatatgggacagctgcatattcctgcattgcagggggttggacttgatcaggcataggcaaactcggccctccagatgttttgggactacaactcccatcatccctagctagcaggaccagtggtcagggatgatgggagtagtagtcccaaaacatttggaggtctgaatttgcctgtgcctggacttgatgatcctcatggtcccttctaactctatgattctaagatatcAAGCCGGGATTAGCCCTCCTTTGCAAATACAGTTAAGAGTTTGGAAAGTGTAACAGATGAGCGTCCAAAAATAAGATGGCTTGATTTGACTGATCATGTACTATTGAAATAAACAATAAGAAAAAAGTGAAAAGAACATAAGTCTTGTGACCAAATCTGGCAGGAAAACACAAAATTCAGTTAATTAGAAACTTTTCAAACTGTTGTTGGCACATCGTATAATCTAATGCCGGTAGCTATCATCTGCAAAGTTCATTTCacaaaaatcccccctcccccagttccaCTTTATACCGCCAATCC from Lacerta agilis isolate rLacAgi1 chromosome 1, rLacAgi1.pri, whole genome shotgun sequence includes these protein-coding regions:
- the DLK1 gene encoding protein delta homolog 1: MGFKAAKFICYFFWPLASIPLAQGVECKPGCHPVNGYCEVSSECRCQPGWQGPLCDQCIPFPGCLHGTCAKPWQCMCEEGWIGSLCDTDVHPCSSKPCTNNSSTCIETGDGGYICLCAQGYTGGNCHVKKGPCIVNGSPCQNGGTCVDNDGFAPHASCLCLPGFTGIFCEIDTDDCESNPCENGGTCTDIGRGFRCICPSGYGGVLCSSPITICTSGPCKNGGTCHKRPGGSFECICKPPFAGVTCASSSRNASVGAEAKHRLNHHPHPKAHHKPIHPQEPDVLTIKETIENRQQLLSKSQVICFLVLGLLTCLVVLGTTGIIFFSRFEMWLANARYSHLVRKERDCFLKANEGENLSVNIIFPEKIKLTNE